One Panicum virgatum strain AP13 chromosome 3N, P.virgatum_v5, whole genome shotgun sequence DNA segment encodes these proteins:
- the LOC120667470 gene encoding dirigent protein 22-like, with translation MATPYFTIAPCQYVLCQNEVTMKLYLHQVVQGQPNQNQVAIVPSNQPAGFGTIAVNDWTVIDGPNPNAKIVARAKGMHIQADQANAGWYTSLLIIFEDGRFKGSSLQALGITASTGEFAIIGGTGEFKMARGTIKYNIVLNTPNVESIRELNIQAFYTPETPPAAQGAITIVNATGQAPD, from the exons ATGGCTACTCCCTACTTCACAATCGCTCCTTGCCAGTATGTCCTCTGCCAAAATGAGGTTACCATGAAGTTGTATTTGCACCAAGTCGTGCAAGGACAACCCAACCAAAACCAAGTAGCGATAGTTCCCTCCAACCAACCTGCTGGGTTTGGTACCATCGCAGTTAACGATTGGACTGTAATCGATGGACCTAACCCCAATGCAAAGATTGTGGCACGTGCAAAAGGCATGCATATCCAGGCTGATCAAGCCAATGCTGGGTGGTACACTTCTCTCCTCATAATATTTGAGGATGGCAG GTTTAAGGGATCCTCGCTTCAGGCTCTGGGAATCACAGCATCGACAGGTGAATTTGCAATTATTGGTGGTACTGGGGAATTTAAGATGGCCCGTGGTACTATCAAGTACAACATAGTCCTGAACACCCCCAACGTTGAGAGTATCAGGGAGCTCAATATTCAGGCATTCTATACTCCAGAAACTCCTCCAGCT GCCCAGGGTGCAATTACTATTGTGAATGCAACGGGCCAGGCTCCCGATTGA
- the LOC120663872 gene encoding protein NLP3-like, whose protein sequence is MEFDFDSPDGGDAWLLDAMATSLHFSAASPPLWPCGDPQHPSVVPLDTAAPQDDAPGARAGKSEITKKGEPINGKCQVQLSMVDDYSDSSDFLKERLTLALRYFKESTNQHLLVQVWVPIGQGDRYMLSTSGQPFVLDQRSIGLLQYRAVSMMYMFSVDGDNVKELGLPGRVYKQKVPEWTPNVQYYSSTEYARLNHAISYNVHGTVALPVFDPYTKSCIAVVELIMTSKKVNYASKVGKVSKALEAVNLKSTEVVEHPYVQTQIFSEGHQAALVEMLEVLTVICEELKLLLAQTWVPCKYQNLLVPCGGVKKSNFNIHGSCAQELCMSTSDVAFHVIDAHMWGFRDACVEHHLQKGQGVSGKACILHRPCFSKDVTRFSKMEYPLVHYAHMFGLAGCFSVCLQSAYTGNDDYVLEFFLPPDCREDDEQKVLLESLLALLRQHLHSLHPTTDEGSNEELQFDAITVMDSNETKDEHAQHLNFEGGIHAHESNTHGVHESDSQKRIASSEYEMCLSPENSTKCNGKLFVGPNGGCTSDSLLPDNNSKHHGRRRGKAEKTFSLEVIQNYFTGSLKNAAKSLGVCSTTMKRICRQHGISRWPSRQISKVNRSISKLKKVIESVEGSESAFTLTSITGPLPIPFSQSNPINIKNGRKTEVSDLSISSVQENRGSSSKIKLLENDRLGMLIPQRSFLPNINRQIEREKALFLRSSSGEPSPNSGTSEDSCLGSPANRTFVSTLMEPQQNMHKPDRFTKEPFQTQDLLLPGLFVNGAGSSKNCKNHIAAAVPLGSLMSVHNSGIVTVKARYKEDLLRFRFLCSASIIDLKDEVAKRIQLDVVVFDMKYLDDDHEWVKLTCDADLEECMEISRLSGSNILRLLVTDIAPILGSSCGST, encoded by the exons ATGGAGTTCGACTTCGACTCccccgacggcggcgacgcctgGCTGCTCGACGCCATGGCCACGTCGCTCCACTTCTCGGCCGCGTCTCCGCCGCTGTGGCCGTGCGGCGACCCGCAGCATCCCTCCGTCGTGCCGCTGGACACGGCCGCCCCGCAAGACGACGCCCCAGGCGCGCGCGCCG GCAAATCTGAAATAACCAAGAAAGGTGAACCTATCAATGGTAAATGCCAGGTTCAGCTTTCCATGGTCGATGATTATTCTGATAGCTCTGATTTCTTGAAGGAAAGGCTCACACTAGCTCTCAGGTACTTCAAGGAGTCTACCAATCAGCACTTGTTGGTTCAGGTTTGGGTGCCCATCGGGCAAGGGGATCGCTACATGCTAAGCACTTCAGGGCAGCCCTTTGTGCTTGACCAACGGAGTATTGGACTTCTTCAGTATAGGGCTGTGTCCATGATGTATATGTTCTCTGTGGATGGAGACAATGTCAAAGAATTGGGACTACCTGGGCGCGTATACAAGCAGAAGGTGCCTGAATGGACACCCAATGTGCAGTACTACAGCAGTACTGAGTACGCACGGCTTAACCATGCAATAAGCTACAACGTTCATGGTACTGTTGCCTTGCCTGTGTTTGATCCTTACACGAAGTCATGTATCGCTGTTGTTGAACTTATAATGACATCAAAGAAAGTAAACTATGCAAGCAAGGTTGGTAAAGTCAGCAAAGCTCTTGAG GCTGTGAATCTTAAAAGCACTGAAGTTGTCGAACATCCATATGTCCAG ACTCAGATATTTAGTGAAGGCCATCAAGCTGCACTTGTAGAGATGTTGGAAGTCTTAACAGTAATTTGTGAAGAGCTGAAACTGCTCTTAGCTCAAACTTGGGTGCCTTGCAAATACCAAAATTTACTGGTACCTTGTGGTGGCGTGAAGAAGAGTAACTTCAATATTCATGGAAGTTGTGCCCAAGAATTATGCATGTCAACTAGTGATGTTGCATTTCATGTCATTGATGCTCATATGTGGGGATTCCGAGATGCTTGTGTAGAGCACCACCTGCAGAAAGGACAAGGAGTTTCTGGAAAGGCATGCATCCTTCATAGGCCATGCTTTTCCAAAGATGTGACTAGATTCTCTAAAATGGAGTATCCCCTTGTGCACTATGCTCATATGTTTGGATTAGCTGGTTGTTTTTCAGTATGCTTGCAAAGTGCTTATACTGGAAATGATGATTATGTACTAGAGTTTTTCTTGCCACCTGATTGCAGAGAAGATGATGAGCAAAAGGTTCTTTTGGAGTCCCTCTTAGCTCTGCTGAGACAGCATCTTCATAGTTTACATCCAACCACTGATGAAGGCTCAAATGAAGAACTTCAATTCGATGCTATTACTGTAATGGATAGCAATGAAACAAAGGATGAACATGCACAACATCTAAACTTTGAAGGTGGCATTCATGCACATGAGAGCAATACGCATGGAGTCCATGAGTCTGACAGCCAGAAAAGAATAGCTTCATCAGAATATGAAATGTGTCTATCACCTGAAAATAGCACCAAATGCAATGGCAAATTGTTTGTTGGACCAAATGGTGGTTGTACCTCAGATTCTTTGTTGCCTGACAACAATAGCAAACATCATGGAAGGAGACGAGGAAAAGCAGAAAAAACATTCAGTTTGGAAGTTATTCAAAATTATTTTACTGGAAGCTTGAAAAATGCAGCAAAAAGTCTAGGAG TATGTTCTACAACGATGAAGCGCATCTGCAGGCAACACGGGATTTCTCGCTGGCCATCTCGGCAAATCAGCAAGGTTAACCGTTCTATTTCAAAATTAAAGAAGGTGATCGAATCTGTTGAAGGCTCAGAGAGTGCATTTACTCTCACATCTATCACGGGTCCTCTCCCCATTCCTTTCAGTCAATCCAATCCTATTAATATAAAGAATGGAAGGAAAACCGAGGTTTCTGACCTTTCCATTTCTTCTGTTCAAGAAAACAGAGGTTCATCCTCGAAGATTAAGTTATTAGAAAATGATCGCCTAGGCATGCTCATTCCTCAGCGAAGCTTTCTGCCTAATATCAACAGACAGATCGAACGGGAGAAAGCTTTGTTTTTGAGAAGTTCGTCGGGAGAACCTAGCCCTAATTCAGGGACATCAGAAGACTCCTGCCTTGGTAGCCCTGCAAACAGGACATTTGTTTCAACGCTCATGGAACCACAACAAAACATGCACAAACCAGATAGGTTCACAAAAGAGCCATTTCAAACACAAGACCTGCTGCTTCCAGGGCTATTTGTTAACGGTGCAGGAAGCTCCAAAAATTGCAAGAATCACATCGCAGCTGCAGTCCCTCTGGGCAGTCTCATGTCTGTACATAATTCAGGGATAGTAACAGTGAAGGCACGCTACAAGGAAGATCTTTTAAGATTTCGGTTCCTGTGTTCTGCAAGCATTATTGATTTGAAAGATGAAGTGGCCAAACGGATACAACTAGATGTTGTTGTTTTTGATATGAAGTATCTTGATGATGATCATGAATGGGTGAAGCTGACATGTGATGCTGACTTAGAAGAGTGCATGGAAATCTCCCGGCTATCTGGTAGCAACATTTTGAGGCTGTTGGTCACTGACATTGCTCCAATCCTTGGGAGTTCTTGTGGGAGCACTTGA
- the LOC120663873 gene encoding CASP-like protein 1C1 — protein MAKLHRLISVVLRLAAAGAAAAAAIIMVTSHETTSIFGIEIEAKYSYTPSFVFFVVAFAVTFAYSLLVLFVRPGSTASRLVLLSDVIVGMVLVGAVAATGAIAHIGRNGNTHAGWLPICGQVRAYCSHVMGALIAGFVSLIVYFLIIMYSLHAVAEPLCSCH, from the exons ATGGCGAAGCTGCACAGGCTCATCTCCGTCGTGCTCCGgctcgccgcggcgggggccgcggcggcggcggcgataaTCATGGTGACCAGCCACGAGACCACCAGCATCTTCGGCATAGAGATAGAGGCCAAGTACTCCTACACTCCATCATTCGT ATTCTTCGTTGTGGCATTCGCAGTGACTTTCGCCTACAGCCTGCTCGTCCTCTTCGTGCGGCCGGGGAGCACCGCCTCCAGACTGGTTCTCCTGAGCGACGTG ATCGTCGGGATGGTTCTCgtcggcgcggtggcggccacCGGCGCGATAGCGCACATCGGGAGGAACGGCAACACGCACGCCGGGTGGCTGCCCATCTGCGGGCAGGTGCGGGCCTACTGCAGCCACGTGATGGGGGCGCTGATCGCCGGCTTCGTCTCGCTCATCGTCTACTTCCTCATCATCATGTACTCCCTCCACGCCGTCGCGGAGCCCCTGTGCTCCTGCCATTAG
- the LOC120663871 gene encoding protein kish-like, protein MSALFNFNSFLTVVLLVICTCTYIKMQFPAILNDRTGFRGFFWKAARIGERLSPWVSFGCLAMGISTLFF, encoded by the exons ATG TCGGCGCTGTTCAACTTCAACTCCTTCCTGACCGTGGTGCTGCTGGTGATCTGCACCTGCACCTACATCAAGATGCAGTTCCCGGCCATCCTCAACGACCGCACCGG ATTCCGTGGTTTCTTTTGGAAAGCTGCCAGGATAG GTGAGCGATTGAGCCCTTGGGTATCTTTCGGGTGCTTGGCTATGGGAATATCCACATTATTCTTCTAA
- the LOC120663868 gene encoding pentatricopeptide repeat-containing protein At1g18485-like encodes MPPVPASPYTAASLHELVLRLHQCCGGGGLLRRAHAAAIASGALAASLPLAGTLLLSYASLRDVPSARLVLRHHPLRLCSAFLWNSLSRALVSAALPAEALRVYNRMVRSGVAPDDRTFPFALHAAAAAVAAGERPDKGLELHAAALRRGLLLADVFAGNTLVTFYSACGRAADARRVFDEMPARDVVSWNSLVSALLTNGMLEDAQRVVVGMMRSGVPANVASLVSVVPACGTEREEGFGLCIHGLVLKSGLDSVVNLGNALIDMYGKFGDLEAAMCLFNGMPERNEVSWNSAIGCFVHTGIYEDVLEMFRAMLEHGVTPGSVTLSSLLPALVDLGCYHLGKELHGYSIRRAMESDIFIANSLMDMYAKFGSLEKASAIFEKIDAPNVVSWNAMIANLAQNGAESEAFRLFIEMQKNGECPNAFTIVNLLPACSRVASLKMGKQIHAWSIRRSLMSDLFISNALVDAYAKCGQLSLARNIFDRSEKDDVSYNTLIVGYSQSSCCFESLHLFEQMKSAGVEYDAVSFMGCLSACANLSAFKHGKEIHGVLVRRLLSTHPFLANSLLDLYTKGGMLDTALKIFNRITQKDVASWNTMILGYGMHGQHDVALELFDLMKDDGVDYDHVSYIAVLSACSHGGLVERGKKYFNQMLAQNIKPQQMHYACMVDLLGRAGQLSESAEIIRNMPFRANSDVWGALLGSCRIHGNIELARWAAEHLFELKPEHSGYYTLLMNMYAEAGMWSESHEIRTLMKLRKVQKNPAYSWVQNGNKLQTSLVGDA; translated from the coding sequence ATGCCGCCCGTTCCCGCCAGCCCCTACACGGCCGCTTCCCTCCACGAGCtcgtcctccgcctccaccaatgctgcggcggcggcggcctcctccgccgcgcgcacgcggcTGCCATCGCCTCCGGCGCCCTCGCCGCCTCGCTCCCGCTCGCCGGCACGCTGCTCCTCTCCTACGCCTCCCTCCGCGACGTCCCCTCGGcgcgcctcgtcctccgccaccacccgctccgcctctgctccgccttcctctggaactccctctcccgcgCGCTCGTCTCCGCGGCcctccccgccgaggccctCCGGGTGTACAACCGCATGGTGCGCTCCGGCGTGGCCCCCGACGACCGCACCTTCCCCTTcgccctccacgccgccgccgccgccgttgccgcggGGGAGCGACCGGACAAGGGCCTCGAGCTCCACGCTGCCGCTCTccggcgcggcctcctcctcgcggaCGTCTTCGCGGGCAACACGCTCGTCACGTTCTACTCGGCGTGCGGCCGCGCGGCCGACGCGCGCAGggtgttcgacgaaatgcccGCGCGGGATGTCGTCTCGTGGAACTCGCTCGTCTCGGCATTGTTGACGAACGGTATGTTGGAGGACGCACAGCGGGTGGTTGTGGGGATGATGAGGAGTGGGGTCCCGGCAAATGTGGCTAGTTTGGTGTCAGTTGTGCCGGCCTGCGGCACAGAGCGAGAGGAGGGATTTGGGTTATGTATACATGGTTTGGTGTTGAAATCTGGACTTGACTCTGTGGTGAACCTAGGGAATGCATTGATAGATATGTACGGGAAATTTGGAGATTTGGAGGCAGCAATGTGCCTGTTTAATGGAATGCCGGAGAGGAATGAGGTTTCTTGGAATTCTGCAATAGGTTGCTTTGTTCATACAGGGATTTATGAAGATGTGCTGGAGATGTTTAGGGCAATGTTGGAGCATGGGGTCACGCCAGGATCTGTTACATTATCAAGTTTGTTGCCTGCTTTGGTTGATCTTGGTTGTTATCATTTGGGAAAGGAGCTCCATGGTTACAGTATACGGAGAGCAATGGAATCGGATATTTTCATTGCCAACTCACTGATGGATATGTATGCCAAATTTGGTTCTTTGGAGAAAGCATCAGCTATCTTTGAAAAAATTGATGCACCCAATGTGGTTTCATGGAATGCAATGATTGCAAATCTTGCCCAAAATGGAGCCGAGTCTGAGGCTTtcaggcttttcattgagatgcAGAAGAATGGGGAATGCCCAAATGCATTCACCATAGTGAATCTGCTTCCAGCCTGTTCAAGGGTGGCCTCTCTAAAGATGGGGAAGCAGATACATGCATGGTCGATTCGCAGAAGCTTGATGTCTGATTTGTTTATATCAAATGCTCTGGTTGATGCATATGCTAAGTGTGGGCAACTGAGCTTGGCGCGAAATATTTTTGACAGGTCGGAGAAGGACGATGTGTCGTACAACACTTTGATTGTGGGTTACTCGCAGAGTTCATGTTGTTTTGAATCTCTTCATCTATTTGAGCAGATGAAGTCTGCCGGAGTTGAGTATGATGCTGTTTCCTTCATGGGCTGCCTGTCTGCATGTGCTAATTTATCTGCATTTAAGCACGGCAAAGAAATTCATGGTGTTTTAGTGAGGAGATTGTTAAGTACGCACCCCTTTCTGGCTAATTCTCTACTGGACTTATACACTAAAGGAGGAATGCTGGATACTGCCTTGAAGATCTTCAATAGGATTACACAAAAAGATGTTGCTTCATGGAACACTATGATCTTGGGATATGGGATGCACGGTCAACATGATgttgcacttgaattgtttgaTTTGATGAAGGATGATGGTGTCGACTATGATCATGTATCCTACATTGCAGTGTTGTCAGCGTGTAGCCATGGTGGGCTCGTTGAGAGAGGAAAGAAGTACTTCAATCAAATGCTTGCTCAAAATATTAAGCCACAGCAAATGCACTATGCTTGCATGGTAGATCTTCTTGGGCGTGCTGGTCAACTATCTGAATCTGCCGAAATAATCAGAAACATGCCTTTTCGTGCTAATTCTGATGTTTGGGGAGCATTGCTTGGGTCTTGCCGTATACATGGAAACATTGAATTAGCACGATGGGCAGCAGAGCATTTGTTTGAGTTGAAACCAGAGCACTCTGGCTACTATACTCTGCTGATGAACATGTATGCTGAGGCAGGGATGTGGAGTGAATCACATGAGATTAGGACATTAATGAAATTGAGGAAGGTACAGAAAAATCCAGCCTATAGTTGGGTACAGAATGGCAATAAGCTTCAAACTTCTCTTGTTGGAGATGCATAG
- the LOC120663869 gene encoding trifunctional UDP-glucose 4,6-dehydratase/UDP-4-keto-6-deoxy-D-glucose 3,5-epimerase/UDP-4-keto-L-rhamnose-reductase RHM1-like, which translates to MATNYKPKNILITGAAGFIASHVAIRITKKYPDYKIVVLDKLDYCSNLKNLLPVSSSPNFKFVKGDIASADLVNFLLVTENIDTIMHFAAQTHVDNSFGNSFEFTKNNIYGTHVLLEACKITGQIKRFIHVSTDEVYGETDEDAVVGNKEASQLLPTNPYAATKAGAEMLVMAYGRSYGLPVITTRGNNVYGPNQFPEKLIPKFILLAMRGEPLPIHGDGTNVRSYLYCEDVAEAFEVILHHGEVGHVYNIGTKRERTVIDVAKDVCKLFSLEADKVIMFVENRPFNDQRYFLDDEKLKSLGWAERTPWEEGLKKTMEWYVANSDYWGDVSGALLPHPRMLMMPGYEGSEEIKGILSQFNNIRTKVDSTSDSAPETHAFKFLIYGRTGWIGGLLGKICEKQGISCEYGKGRLQDRSSLILDIQTIKPTHVFNAAGVTGRPNVDWCESHKPDTIRTNVVGTLTLADVCREHGLLMMNYATGCIFEYDAHHPEGSGIGFKEEDTPNFTGSFYSKTKAMVEELLKEYENVCTLRVRMPISSDLSNPRNFVTKISRYNKVVNIPNSMTILDELLPISVEMAKRNLRGIYNFTNPGVVSHNEILEMYKQYIDPSFEWTNFTLEEQAKVIIAPRSNNEMDASKLKKEFPELLSIKDSLIKYVFEPNRKVPVN; encoded by the exons ATGGCGACAAATTATAAACCTAAGAACATCCTTATTACAGGAGCTGCTGGCTTTATCGCCTCCCATGTTGCGATCCGCATTACCAAGAAGTACCCCGATTACAAGATCGTCGTCCTTGACAAGCTTGACTACTGCTCTAATCTGAAGAACCTGCTTCCTGTGAGCTCATCGCCAAACTTCAAGTTTGTCAAGGGAGATATTGCAAGTGCTGATCTTGTCAATTTCCTTCTTGTCACGGAGAACATTGATACCATAATGCACTTCGCAGCCCAGACACACGTTGACAATTCATTTGGGAATTCCTTTGAATTTACCAAGAACAACATTTATGGTACCCATGTTCTTCTTGAGGCCTGCAAGATCACTGGCCAGATCAAGAGATTCATCCATGTCAGCACTGATGAGGTCTATGGGGAAACTGATGAGGATGCAGTTGTTGGAAATAAGGAGGCATCACAGCTGCTCCCCACAAATCCATATGCAGCCACCAAAGCTGGAGCAGAGATGCTTGTAATGGCATACGGGAGATCCTATGGCCTGCCGGTTATCACTACTCGGGGGAACAATGTCTATGGCCCTAATCAGTTTCCTGAGAAGCTTATCCCAAAGTTCATTCTCTTGGCCATGAGAGGGGAGCCCCTCCCTATCCATGGTGATGGAACCAATGTTCGTAGCTACCTCTATTGTGAGGATGTTGCGGAGGCATTTGAGGTAATTCTTCATCATGGAGAAGTTGGACATGTTTATAATATTGGAACAAAGAGAGAGAGGACGGTCATTGATGTAGCTAAAGATGTTTGCAAGCTGTTCAGTTTGGAAGCTGACAAAGTCATTATGTTTGTAGAGAACAGACCTTTCAATGATCAGAGGTATTTCTTGGATGATGAGAAGCTCAAAAGCCTTGGATGGGCTGAGCGCACCCCATGGGAGGAAGGCTTGAAGAAGACAATGGAATGGTATGTTGCAAATTCTGATTATTGGGGTGATGTTTCTGGTGCATTGCTGCCTCATCCGAGGATGTTAATGATGCCTGGGTATGAGGGCTCTGAGGAGATTAAAGGAATACTCAGTCAGTTTAATAACATTAGGACAAAGGTGGATTCAACATCAGATAGTGCTCCAGAAACGCATgccttcaagttcttgatatatGGTAGGACAGGATGGATTGGTGGACTTCTTGGAAAAATATGTGAGAAGCAAGGAATTTCATGTGAATATGGAAAAGGTCGCTTGCAAGATCGTTCTTCGCTCATCCTGGATATTCAAACTATTAAGCCAACACATGTCTTCAATGCTGCTGGTGTTACTGGCAGACCCAATGTTGACTGGTGTGAATCACACAAGCCGGACACTATTCGTACCAATGTTGTTGGCACCTTGACTCTAGCTGATGTGTGTAGAGAGCATGGCTTATTGATGATGAATTATGCCACTGGGTGCATATTTGAATATGACGCACATCATCCAGAAGGGTCAGGTATCGGCTTCAAAGAGGAGGATACACCAAATTTTACTGGTTCGTTCTACTCGAAGACTAAGGCAATG GTTGAGGAGCTATTGAAGGAGTATGAGAACGTCTGCACCCTACGAGTCCGGATGCCAATATCTTCTGACCTCAGCAACCCCCGAAACTTCGTGACAAAGATCAGCCGTTACAACAAGGTGGTGAACATCCCTAACAGCATGACAATATTGGACGAACTCCTTCCTATCTCAGTGGAGATGGCGAAAAGGAACCTGCGGGGCATCTATAATTTCACCAACCCTGGCGTTGTCAGCCACAACGAGATCCTGGAGATGTACAAGCAGTACATCGACCCCAGCTTCGAGTGGACAAACTTCACTCTTGAGGAGCAGGCCAAGGTCATCATCGCGCCCCGGAGCAACAACGAGATGGACGCGAGCAAGCTGAAGAAAGAGTTCCCTGAGCTGCTGTCGATCAAAGACTCATTGATCAAGTATGTGTTCGAGCCCAATAGGAAGGTGCCTGTAAACTGA
- the LOC120663867 gene encoding pre-mRNA-splicing factor CWC22 homolog: MAASASPAASPPRRRHSHRDDDSPRRRKRRASPSPPRSPSPGADVDRRRRSRASPPGPDRRGGGGGDAKPSEEKENGHAKPGRDEESDDRPPQRARVSDGEEDGDHRRRRARVSDDEKEDGRRRRRARDSDEERDDRRGKRDRERDSRRHRRRSPSTESGSSPDERRRRRHRRDEGSRRRDDRRRRDDDRGERRRSPEKRERRSPEKREPTPPLPPPPPLLPEMIPGRTGGIYIPPFRMAQMLREVEDKSSPEYQRLTWDALKKSINGLVNKVNATNIKNIVPELFAENLVRGRGLFCQSCIKSQMASPGFTDVFAALVAVVNTKFPEIGRLLLVRVVLQLKRAYKRNDKPQLLAATKFIAHLVNQVVAHELVALELLTVLLENPTDDSVEVAVGFVKECGAMLQDLSPQGLHAIFERFRGILHEGEIDKRVQFLIEGLFAIRKAKFQGFPAIRPELDLVEQEDQFTHEISLEDDLDPETNLNVFRANPNFVEDEKAYENLKRSILGAESSEDEEGSDAASDDEEEEESDEEEDEEQMEIRDRTETNLVNLRRTIYLTIMSSVDFEEAGHKLMKIKLEPGQEMELCIMLLECCSQERTYLRYYGLLGQRFCMINKVYQENFEKCFVQQYSMIHRLETNKLRNVAKFFAHLLGTDALPWHVLAYIRLTEEDTTSSSRIFIKILFQELSDHLGIRLLNERLNDPNMQGSFESIFPKDHPKNTRFSINFFTSIGLGGITESLREYLKNMPRLIMQQQKPESSESESIGSESGSESSSSGSSSESESEPSSDEGDRRRSKKRRKKT, encoded by the exons atggccgcctccgcctctccTGCCGcatccccgccccgccgccgccacagccaccGCGACGACgactccccgcgccgccgcaagcGCCGCGCGTCCCCATCCCCGCCCCGCTCGCCATCCCCAGGCGCCGACGTGGATCGCCGCCGCAGATCTAGAGCTTCACCGCCCGGTCCcgaccgccgcggcggcggcggcggcgacgccaagCCCTCCGAGGAGAAGGAGAACGGCCACGCCAAGCCCGGAAGGGATGAGGAGAGCGACGACCGCCCTCCCCAGCGTGCTAGGGTTTCGGATGGGGAAGAGGATGGCGACCACCGGAGGCGGCGCGCTAGGGTTTCCGACGACGAGaaggaggatggccggcggcggaggcgggctaGGGATTCGGATGAGGAGAGGGACGACCGCCGCGGCAAGCGCGACCGGGAGAGGGAcagccggcgccaccgccgccggagccccaGCACGGAGTCGGGATCCTCACCCGacgagcgccgccggcgccgccaccgacgAGATGAGGGCTCTAGGCGGCGGGATGACCGAAGGCGCCGGGatgacgaccgtggcgagcgccGGAGGAGCCCTGAGAAGAGGGAGCGGAGAAGCCCTGAGAAGAGGGAGCCGACGCCACCCCTGCCCCCAcctccgccgctgctgccggagATGATCCCTGGGCGCACGGGAGGGATCTACATCCCGCCATTCCGCATGGCCCAGATGCTGCGGGAGGTAGAGGACAAGTCGAGCCCTGAGTACCAGCGGCTCACATGGGATGCTCTCAAGAAGAGCATAAACGGGTTGGTCAATAAGGTCAATGCTACCAATATCAAGAATATAGTGCCAGAGCTCTTTGCTGAGAACCTTGTTCGCGGGCGGGGGCTCTTCTGCCAATCGTGCATAAAGTCACAGATGGCCTCACCTGGGTTCACCGACGTTTTTGCTGCACTTGTTGCGGTCGTCAATACCAAGTTCCCTGAGATCGGACGGTTGCTTCTTGTTCGTGTTGTGCTCCAGCTCAAGAGGGCGTATAAGCGAAATGACAAG CCCCAATTGCTTGCAGCAACCAAGTTTATAGCACACTTGGTAAATCAGGTGGTGGCACATGAGCTTGTGGCACTGGAGCTTCTTACAGTACTCCTTGAAAATCCAACTGATGATAGTGTTGAG GTGGCTGTTGGTTTCGTCAAAGAGTGTGGGGCAATGCTACAGGACCTATCCCCACAAGGGCTTCATG CTATTTTTGAAAGATTTCGGGGTATACTTCACGAAGGAGAAATAGACAAGAGAGTGCAATTTTTGATCGAAGGACTTTTTGCAATTAGAAAGGCTAAATTTCAG GGATTCCCTGCCATCCGACCGGAGTTGGATCTTGTGGAGCAGGAGGACCAGTTTACACATGAGATATCCCTTGAAGATGACCTAGACCCTGAGACCAATCTAA ATGTTTTCAGGGCAAACCCAAATTTTGTTGAAGACGAGAAGGCCTATGAGAACCTAAAGAGAAGCATCCTGGGAGCAGAATCTTCTGAAGATGAAGAAGGATCAGATGCCGCTTCtgatgatgaggaagaggaagaatctgatgaagaggaggatgaggaacaGATGGAGATAAGGGATAGAACAGAGACGAATCTTGTGAATCTTAGAAGAACAATATACTTGACTATTATGTCCAGTGTTGATTTTGAAGAAGCTGGTCACAAGCTTATGAAAATTAAACTCGAGCCTGGTCAAGAG ATGGAGCTGTGTATTATGCTTCTTGAGTGTTGCAGTCAAGAGAGAACATACCTTCGGTATTATGGGCTGCTAGGACAGCGATTTTGCATGATCAACAAAGTGTACCAAGAGAACTTTGAAAAATGTTTCGTCCAACAATATTCTATGATTCATCGCCTTGAAACAAACAAGTTGAGGAATGTTGCCAAGTTCTTTGCGCATTTGTTGGGGACTGATGCACTCCCTTGGCATGTTTTGGCTTACATCCGGCTGACAGAGGAAGACACAACATCCTCTTCCCGAATTTTCATAAAAATTCTATTCCAG GAGTTATCGGACCACCTGGGCATACGCCTACTCAATGAGAGACTGAATGATCCTAACATGCAAGGTTCCTTCGAGTCGATCTTCCCCAAGGATCATCCAAAGAACACAAGGTTCTCCATCAATTTCTTCACCTCCATTGGTCTTGGCGGTATCACAGAGAGCCTGAGGGAATACTTGAAGAACATGCCACGCCTCATAATGCAGCAGCAGAAACCGGAGTCATCTGAATCAGAATCAATCGGATCAGAATCTGGTTCAGAAAGCTCCAGCTCAGGGTCCAGTTCTGAGTCAGAGTCGGAACCAAGCTCTGATGAGGGCGACAGAAGGCGAAGTAagaagagaaggaagaagacTTGA